The Vannielia litorea genome segment CGGCCATATCGGCAGCTACCGGTTGGTGCGCCGCAAGGTCGGCCTCGCCTCGGGGCGTCACACCGACTTCCTGCTCGATATCGAGATCCCCTCACTGCGCGCCCTCGATACCGCACTCTCATCGCTCACCGAGAAGGGGCCGGATGCCGAGCGGCTCTATGAGCAGATGCACCAGATGATCGCTTCGATCGACGTGGGCCTCTACCGCCCCTACCCCGACCCGACCCAGCGCGAAACCATCGCGCTGGTCTGAGCGCCGCGCCGCCGCACAGGTTAACCATCCGTTACGGTAATTGTTCTAATTGAGCGCGAATTCGGGCAAACCTTAAGCTGAACGGACGGGCCGGTGGATCGGGGGCCCTGACACTCACATCGAGGATCAGACCATGAAAACCCGCATCACTGCGGCAGCCCTTGCCGTGGCCAGCTTCCTGCTGCCCGTCCCTCTCAGCGCCCAAAGCTCCGCCATCGGCTTCTCTGCCGCCGAGCTCACCTTCGGCCACCTCTCGGGCGAAAGCGGCAGCCTCTCCACGCTCGACGCCAGCGCCGATTTCGCCATCACCGCGCATCACGGCTTTCAGCTCGATGTCGGCGTGGTCGACTATGGCGAGGTCTGGTTCGGCAATATCGCCGCCCACCTCTACCTCCAGCCATCGCAGCAGGCCAAATACGGCCTGTTCCTCGCCTATTCCGATGCCAATGACACCGAGGCAAGCACCATCGAGGCCGGGATCGAGGGAATCTGGAGCCTGACCCCCGCCACCACCCTCACCGCCCGTGCCGGCATGGGCCG includes the following:
- a CDS encoding DUF6614 family protein, translating into MVLPHHAGDRALILYHCMIELKQGSRALGFATATEAWMTWLLANGHIGSYRLVRRKVGLASGRHTDFLLDIEIPSLRALDTALSSLTEKGPDAERLYEQMHQMIASIDVGLYRPYPDPTQRETIALV